A region of Thermogemmata fonticola DNA encodes the following proteins:
- the mqnC gene encoding cyclic dehypoxanthinyl futalosine synthase: protein MNDLDRILGKAVDGYRLTPEEGLELFRCRDLIRLGQAAHAVCLRLHPEPYRTYNIDRNINYTNICAAVCDFCAFYRKSHDADAYVLPREELYRKIEETIALGGDQILLQGGMHPQLKLEWYEELLRDIKARYPQINLHAFSPPEIWHFHKINKLPLREVLARLKAAGLGSLPGGGGEILVDRVRKELTKGKALTQEWLEVCRVWHELGGKGTCTMMFGHIETEAERIEHLTRLRELQDETGGFTAFICWTLQPGHKMAHFPEVGAFEYLRTQAIARLYLDNIPNIQSSWVTQGGKIGQIALFFGANDMGSLMIEENVVASAGTVYYLTLEEIRRAIREAGWEPRQRNVFYELIDTRPPTPPPSPSFALPLAS from the coding sequence ATGAACGACCTCGACCGTATCCTCGGCAAAGCCGTCGATGGCTATCGCCTGACGCCGGAAGAAGGATTGGAACTGTTCCGCTGCCGCGATTTGATCCGCCTCGGCCAAGCGGCTCATGCCGTCTGCCTGCGCCTCCATCCCGAACCGTACCGCACTTACAACATCGACCGCAATATCAACTACACGAACATCTGCGCGGCGGTCTGCGACTTCTGCGCCTTCTACCGCAAGTCCCACGATGCGGATGCCTACGTCCTGCCCCGCGAGGAATTGTACCGCAAGATCGAGGAGACCATCGCTTTAGGCGGCGACCAGATCCTGCTCCAGGGCGGCATGCACCCGCAGCTCAAACTGGAGTGGTACGAGGAGCTGCTGCGGGACATCAAGGCGCGCTATCCGCAGATCAATTTGCATGCGTTCAGCCCGCCGGAGATTTGGCACTTCCACAAGATCAACAAGCTGCCGCTGCGGGAGGTGCTGGCCCGCCTGAAAGCTGCCGGTCTCGGCTCCCTGCCGGGAGGCGGTGGCGAAATCCTGGTCGATCGCGTCCGCAAAGAGCTGACCAAAGGCAAAGCCCTGACCCAGGAATGGCTGGAAGTCTGCCGGGTGTGGCACGAACTGGGCGGCAAAGGGACCTGCACCATGATGTTCGGCCACATCGAGACGGAAGCCGAGCGGATCGAACACCTCACCCGCCTGCGCGAACTGCAAGACGAGACCGGCGGCTTCACCGCCTTCATCTGCTGGACGCTCCAGCCGGGGCACAAAATGGCCCACTTCCCAGAAGTCGGCGCCTTTGAATACCTCCGCACCCAGGCCATCGCCCGCCTCTACCTCGACAACATCCCCAACATCCAATCCTCCTGGGTCACGCAGGGGGGCAAGATCGGCCAGATCGCCCTCTTCTTCGGTGCCAACGACATGGGGTCCCTCATGATCGAGGAAAACGTGGTGGCCTCCGCTGGGACGGTCTATTACCTCACGCTCGAAGAAATCCGCCGGGCGATCCGGGAAGCCGGCTGGGAACCGCGTCAGCGCAACGTCTTCTACGAACTGATCGACACCCGTCCGCCTACCCCGCCGCCGTCCCCCTCCTTTGCCTTACCCCTGGCTTCGTGA
- a CDS encoding menaquinone biosynthetic enzyme MqnA/MqnD family protein has product MTRQVRVGAVSYLNARPLIEELDRYVPPWQLILDVPSRLADAMAAGTLDIGLIPVVEFLRAPDYTFIPGIAIASRGPVLSVTLFSRVKWPHIRRVALDEGSRTSAVLVRVLLQERWGVEAEYQPLPLHHTVEDVEADAVLLIGDRAMHACLPGWPYAYDLGTEWTDWTGLPMVYALWAVRPEIPLEDVAEPFLQARQRGLSRLGLIAQREAARLHLDAGYCRRYLSHIIRYDLGAWELAGLRRFAELTAQLGLTPPLEERRLQTSLPALAFAGAAP; this is encoded by the coding sequence ATGACCCGACAGGTGCGTGTAGGGGCGGTCAGCTACCTTAACGCCCGTCCGCTGATCGAGGAGCTGGACCGCTATGTCCCTCCCTGGCAGTTGATCCTGGACGTGCCAAGCCGCCTGGCCGATGCGATGGCCGCGGGGACGCTGGACATCGGTTTGATTCCCGTGGTGGAGTTTCTCCGCGCGCCGGACTACACGTTCATTCCGGGGATAGCCATCGCTTCGCGGGGTCCGGTCCTCAGCGTGACGCTTTTCAGCCGGGTCAAGTGGCCGCACATCCGCCGCGTGGCTCTGGATGAAGGGTCCCGCACCAGTGCTGTTCTGGTCCGCGTGCTTCTGCAAGAGCGCTGGGGCGTGGAGGCGGAGTATCAGCCGCTGCCTCTGCACCACACGGTGGAGGACGTGGAGGCCGACGCTGTGCTTTTGATCGGCGATCGGGCGATGCACGCCTGCCTGCCGGGGTGGCCCTACGCCTACGATCTGGGCACGGAATGGACCGACTGGACCGGCCTGCCGATGGTTTATGCCCTTTGGGCGGTGCGGCCGGAAATCCCTCTGGAGGACGTGGCCGAACCGTTCCTCCAGGCGCGGCAGCGCGGCCTCTCGCGCCTGGGACTGATCGCTCAACGGGAAGCCGCCCGGCTCCATCTGGACGCCGGCTACTGCCGCCGCTACCTGAGCCATATCATCCGCTATGACCTGGGAGCGTGGGAACTGGCCGGCCTGCGCCGCTTCGCGGAACTGACCGCCCAACTCGGCCTGACGCCGCCCCTGGAAGAACGGCGGCTGCAAACCTCCTTACCCGCCCTGGCCTTCGCCGGAGCTGCGCCATGA
- a CDS encoding protein kinase domain-containing protein, whose amino-acid sequence MSPYPDSILFESPASPATTVHVEGGAPTLPQTLLHWLLDKHIVLHEEWEELPESDRHRLEQALTIDELLHALHQRHLITRFQMEAIRKGNGHELLLGSYRLLDLLGHGGMGTVYRGEHITLRRQVAVKVMSRASDGNERMVHRFYAEARAVARLQHPNIVACFDAGRWEQPGPTPMYRDYFVMELIPGQDLYTLVREKGPLAPHRACDLFRQVAEALAEAHRHGLIHRDIKPSNILVTPDWQAKVLDFGLARMPMRNVTEPGTLLGTIGYMAPEQARDPRNVDGRADLFSLGASLYWALTGVEPYPETGNPLQDLHRRLTTSPPPVHQLRPEVPQEVSDLVARLMQTDPDQRFPSARAVASTLTGFCLWLPNTAATLSREAASRTSKRERILIVDDEDSIRLLMTQLLKDRYELREAADAESAYEELARFSPDLLIVDVNLPGWSGTELIAKVRSAGWDSDRLKVLLMSGMMPDEALGGLSTTGADDFLAKPFKPSEFVSRVRALLMRRAQSSGSESSQPTQRISNALTQRQAPAKPASLPALRRAAPAEALSLTFSRLLAETSLVSEGHWRRIIRYVRALAGAVVDQGEYTRLKDDAYLELLAAIAPIYDIGMVAIPRGLLIKPDKLSEEESAVVQTHVTVGAEVMLSVAAKLGSELPFLPLAAEIVRHHHERWDGSGYPDMLKGHEIPLSARVVSLVSVYEALRSRRPYRPALSHARAVKLLSQDLQNHFDPHLLAAFLEAAPRFEQIHSEG is encoded by the coding sequence ATGTCGCCATACCCGGATTCGATCCTCTTCGAATCACCCGCTTCGCCCGCCACGACAGTGCACGTGGAAGGAGGAGCGCCCACCCTGCCTCAAACGCTGCTGCACTGGCTGCTCGACAAGCACATCGTCCTGCACGAGGAGTGGGAGGAGCTGCCCGAAAGCGACCGCCACCGCCTGGAACAAGCCCTGACGATCGACGAACTGCTGCACGCCTTGCACCAGCGGCATCTGATCACCCGCTTCCAGATGGAAGCCATCCGCAAAGGGAACGGGCATGAGTTGCTCCTGGGTTCCTATCGGCTGCTGGACCTGCTCGGCCACGGCGGCATGGGGACGGTCTACCGCGGGGAACACATCACGCTGCGGCGGCAAGTGGCGGTGAAGGTCATGAGCCGGGCCTCGGATGGGAACGAACGGATGGTCCACCGCTTCTACGCGGAAGCGCGGGCCGTGGCCCGGTTGCAGCATCCGAACATAGTCGCCTGTTTCGACGCCGGGCGCTGGGAGCAGCCAGGCCCCACGCCGATGTACCGCGATTACTTCGTCATGGAGTTGATCCCCGGCCAGGACCTGTACACGCTGGTACGGGAGAAAGGGCCGCTGGCGCCGCACCGCGCCTGCGATCTGTTCCGCCAGGTGGCCGAAGCCTTGGCCGAAGCCCACCGCCACGGCTTGATCCACCGCGACATCAAACCCTCCAACATCCTGGTGACGCCGGATTGGCAAGCGAAGGTGCTGGATTTCGGCCTGGCCCGCATGCCGATGCGCAACGTCACCGAACCGGGGACGCTCCTGGGCACGATCGGCTACATGGCCCCCGAGCAGGCTCGCGATCCCCGCAATGTCGATGGCCGGGCCGACCTCTTCAGCCTCGGCGCTTCGCTCTACTGGGCCTTGACCGGGGTGGAACCCTATCCGGAAACGGGGAACCCGTTGCAGGATTTGCACCGCCGCCTCACCACCTCGCCGCCGCCGGTCCACCAACTCCGCCCCGAAGTGCCGCAGGAAGTCTCCGACTTGGTCGCCCGTCTGATGCAAACCGACCCGGATCAGCGCTTCCCCTCCGCCCGCGCCGTCGCGTCCACCCTCACCGGCTTCTGCCTCTGGCTCCCCAATACTGCCGCGACCCTCTCCCGCGAGGCCGCTTCCCGCACGAGCAAACGCGAACGCATCCTGATCGTCGATGATGAAGACTCCATCCGCCTGCTCATGACCCAATTGCTCAAGGACCGCTACGAGCTGCGCGAAGCCGCCGATGCAGAATCCGCCTACGAGGAGCTGGCCCGCTTCTCGCCGGACTTGTTGATCGTCGATGTCAATCTGCCGGGCTGGAGCGGCACGGAGCTGATCGCCAAGGTCCGTTCCGCCGGCTGGGACAGCGACCGGCTCAAAGTTCTCCTCATGTCGGGCATGATGCCGGATGAAGCCCTCGGAGGCTTGTCGACCACCGGGGCGGACGACTTCCTGGCCAAGCCGTTCAAGCCGAGCGAGTTCGTCTCCCGCGTCCGCGCCTTGCTCATGCGCCGGGCGCAAAGCAGCGGCTCCGAAAGCAGCCAGCCGACCCAGCGCATCTCGAATGCCCTGACCCAACGGCAAGCGCCGGCCAAACCCGCGTCCCTTCCCGCCCTGCGGCGAGCCGCCCCTGCCGAGGCCCTCTCCCTGACCTTCTCCCGTCTGCTGGCCGAAACCAGCCTGGTGAGCGAAGGCCACTGGCGGCGCATCATCCGTTACGTCCGCGCCCTGGCCGGTGCTGTCGTCGATCAAGGCGAATACACCCGCCTCAAAGACGATGCCTACCTGGAACTGTTAGCCGCCATCGCCCCCATCTACGACATCGGCATGGTGGCCATTCCCCGCGGATTACTCATCAAGCCGGATAAACTCAGCGAAGAAGAAAGCGCCGTGGTGCAAACCCACGTCACCGTCGGCGCCGAAGTGATGCTCAGCGTCGCCGCCAAGCTGGGGAGCGAGCTGCCCTTCCTCCCCTTGGCCGCGGAAATTGTCCGCCACCACCACGAACGCTGGGATGGCAGCGGCTACCCAGATATGCTCAAAGGCCACGAAATCCCTCTCTCCGCCCGCGTGGTCAGTCTGGTGAGCGTCTACGAAGCTCTACGCAGCCGACGGCCTTACCGCCCTGCCCTCTCCCATGCTCGCGCCGTCAAGCTCCTCTCCCAAGACCTGCAAAACCACTTCGACCCCCACCTCCTGGCCGCCTTCCTTGAAGCCGCCCCGCGCTTCGAGCAAATCCACAGCGAAGGCTGA
- the metK gene encoding methionine adenosyltransferase has translation MSDERYLFTSESVSMGHPDKVADQISDAVLDYCLQHDPNSRVACETLVTTNLVVVAGEITTQAPLTREAIDRLVREVIREIGYVARNEAEREEIGFTAESCQIDCHIHAQSPHISQGVDCGGAGDQGMMFGFACNETKSLMPLPIHLAHRLVEYHAELRRSGRLPWLRPDAKSQVTVEYNADGTPHRIHTVVLSTQHTREVMTCRQNKDYFTDEARERIIHELIEPVLRREREDLIRGRFVMIPPGDKPPKLEAGDIACHINPTGCFLTGGPHGDSGLTGRKIIVDTYGGRGRHGGGAFSGKDPTKVDRSAAYMARYIAKNIVAAGLARECEVQLSYAIGYPDPLNIWVNTNGTAKIAEGRLIELIREFFHLTPQGIIDTLKLRRPIYRQTACHGHFGRELPDFTWEKTDRAEALRRAAGV, from the coding sequence GTGTCGGATGAGCGTTATCTGTTTACCAGTGAATCAGTGTCGATGGGGCATCCGGACAAGGTAGCCGATCAGATTTCCGATGCCGTGCTGGATTACTGCTTGCAGCATGATCCGAACAGCCGGGTGGCGTGTGAGACCCTGGTGACGACGAATCTGGTCGTGGTGGCTGGGGAGATCACCACCCAGGCTCCCCTGACACGGGAAGCGATCGACCGTCTGGTGCGGGAGGTGATCCGAGAGATCGGCTACGTGGCCCGTAATGAGGCGGAGCGGGAAGAGATTGGCTTTACGGCGGAGTCGTGCCAGATCGACTGCCACATCCACGCACAAAGTCCGCATATCAGCCAGGGGGTGGATTGCGGCGGAGCGGGAGATCAGGGGATGATGTTCGGCTTCGCCTGCAACGAGACGAAGAGCCTCATGCCGCTGCCGATCCATTTGGCCCACCGGCTGGTGGAGTATCACGCGGAGTTGCGGCGGAGCGGTCGGCTGCCCTGGCTGCGGCCCGATGCCAAAAGCCAGGTGACGGTCGAATACAACGCCGACGGAACTCCGCACCGCATCCATACGGTTGTGCTCAGCACCCAGCATACCCGCGAGGTGATGACCTGCCGCCAGAATAAGGACTATTTCACCGATGAGGCCCGCGAACGGATCATCCACGAGCTGATCGAGCCGGTCTTGCGGCGGGAACGGGAGGACCTGATCCGCGGGCGGTTCGTCATGATTCCGCCGGGGGACAAGCCGCCCAAGCTGGAAGCGGGAGACATCGCCTGCCATATCAATCCGACGGGCTGCTTCCTAACCGGCGGTCCGCACGGGGACAGCGGCCTGACCGGGCGCAAGATCATCGTGGACACCTACGGCGGTCGGGGCCGCCACGGCGGCGGCGCCTTCAGCGGCAAAGACCCCACCAAAGTCGACCGCAGTGCCGCTTACATGGCCCGCTACATCGCCAAAAACATCGTCGCTGCCGGCTTGGCCCGCGAATGCGAAGTCCAGCTCAGCTACGCTATCGGCTACCCCGACCCGCTCAACATCTGGGTGAACACCAACGGCACGGCCAAGATCGCCGAAGGGCGCCTCATCGAGCTGATCCGCGAATTCTTCCACCTCACGCCCCAAGGCATCATTGACACACTCAAACTCCGCCGGCCGATCTACCGGCAGACCGCCTGCCACGGCCACTTCGGGCGGGAGCTGCCGGACTTCACGTGGGAAAAAACGGATCGGGCTGAGGCGCTCCGCCGGGCTGCCGGCGTCTGA